In a single window of the Montipora capricornis isolate CH-2021 chromosome 11, ASM3666992v2, whole genome shotgun sequence genome:
- the LOC138024631 gene encoding uncharacterized protein, with protein sequence MAQLRRDAKSLRQKANMPSLDVMTITRQCLFSDAWNATDDFFEEPQSGLVHKLLGIKDNGMQVYDRCGQLVGEIKLFPKIPDMKHEWTTIRKAFDVKRCNVQTDSTGYPAQGNSPK encoded by the exons ATGGCCCAGCTGCGACGAGACGCTAAATCTCTCCGGCAAAAGGC caacatgCCAAGTCTTGACGTCATGACAATAACTCGTCAGTGTCTTTTCTCGGACGCATGGAATGCAACCGATGATTTCTTTGAGGAGCCTCAGAGTGGACTTGTGCACAAGTTACTGGGCATTAAAGACAACGGAATGCAGGTTTACGATCGCTGTGGTCAGTTGGTTGGCGAGATTAAGCTGTTTCCGAAAATTCCAGATATGAAGCATGAGTG GACAACTATAAGGAAGGCCTTTGACGTAAAGAGGTGCAACGTACAAACGGACAGCACAGGATATCCAGCCCAGGGCAACAGCCCCAAGTAG